One Dictyoglomus thermophilum H-6-12 DNA window includes the following coding sequences:
- the argJ gene encoding bifunctional glutamate N-acetyltransferase/amino-acid acetyltransferase ArgJ: protein MAWKVEKLYLTDIKGVKAAAVSCGLKENNKLDLALIVFDKPANAASMFTRNTVKAAPVIVSKRHLEKYGLIQAIVINSGQANACTGERGIKDAEFMAEEVAKRIGIEKELVFVASTGKIGACLERDKVAYGIDLAFKNLSKNSGKDIAEAIMTTDTFPKLSGVKNGNVIISGIAKGAGMIHPNMATMLVFIGTNAKLGNEALKRVLKRSVDKSFHQISIDGCSSTNDTVLIFSTEEEDISEKRFQKGLDMVTQNFAKMIAKDGEGAKKLIEVSVEKAESLKKARIMARAVVMSNLVKAAIAGGDDNWGRVLASIGQTEYVFDLDKIELYIGEHLVFAKNEPLGYNSQEVKNYLKGSEVRIRIILNEGRYNAISWGCDLTEEYVKINAYYRT from the coding sequence ATGGCTTGGAAGGTAGAAAAACTATATCTCACGGATATAAAGGGAGTAAAAGCTGCTGCTGTTTCTTGTGGTTTAAAAGAGAATAACAAATTAGATCTTGCTCTCATAGTATTTGATAAACCTGCTAATGCAGCTTCTATGTTTACGAGAAATACAGTTAAAGCTGCACCTGTGATAGTTTCAAAAAGACATTTGGAAAAATATGGTCTTATTCAGGCTATAGTTATAAATAGTGGACAAGCCAATGCATGTACGGGAGAAAGAGGAATTAAGGATGCAGAATTTATGGCTGAAGAGGTAGCAAAAAGAATAGGAATCGAAAAAGAATTGGTTTTTGTGGCATCTACAGGAAAAATTGGGGCTTGTCTTGAAAGGGATAAAGTAGCTTATGGTATAGACCTTGCTTTCAAAAATCTCTCAAAGAATTCTGGTAAAGATATAGCAGAAGCTATCATGACTACGGACACATTTCCAAAACTTTCAGGAGTTAAGAATGGCAATGTAATAATAAGTGGAATTGCAAAGGGAGCAGGAATGATTCACCCTAATATGGCTACAATGTTAGTCTTTATTGGAACTAATGCCAAACTTGGTAATGAGGCTTTAAAGAGAGTCTTAAAGAGAAGTGTGGATAAGTCTTTTCATCAAATAAGTATTGATGGATGTAGTAGCACTAACGATACAGTTCTAATATTCTCTACCGAAGAAGAAGATATTTCGGAGAAAAGGTTTCAAAAAGGCTTAGATATGGTTACCCAAAATTTTGCTAAAATGATTGCTAAAGATGGAGAAGGAGCTAAAAAGCTTATTGAGGTTTCAGTGGAAAAAGCAGAGAGTTTGAAAAAGGCAAGGATTATGGCAAGGGCTGTAGTTATGTCTAATCTTGTTAAGGCTGCAATTGCTGGAGGTGATGATAATTGGGGTAGAGTCCTTGCTAGCATTGGACAAACGGAATATGTTTTTGATCTTGATAAAATAGAGCTTTATATAGGCGAACACTTAGTCTTTGCAAAAAATGAACCTTTAGGGTATAATTCACAGGAAGTGAAAAATTATTTAAAGGGTAGTGAAGTGAGAATAAGAATAATACTCAATGAAGGTAGATACAATGCAATTTCCTGGGGATGTGATCTTACAGAGGAGTATGTCAAAATAAATGCATACTATAGAACATGA